CTAGGCTGGCTATGAACATGGGATCTTTCCACCTCCCCAGAGCTTGGATTCCAGGTGCTTGTCCCAAGCCTGGTTCAGGCCTCACTGTTGAGCGCCCGaggccgggctggagagatggctcagcagttaagagcactgactgctcttccagaggtcctgagttcaaatcccagcaaccacatggtgactcacaaccatctgtaatgagagagagagagagagagagagagagagagagagagagaaccattcAGAGTATTCGGTTAATGCTCTGCCGCTGCCATCATGAAATTCTTCATAGTATTCTTAATAGCATTTGGACCTCAGacacataatttttgttttgccCCAGGCCCTACAGAGTTGTGTACCCTGTCTGCATTAGGGTAAGCAGGGAGAAGAGCGGAGGAGGGAAAAGCAGAGAATGAACCAGGGTTTGCTTCTCTGCAATTTCGGAGTGtaagagggatggctcagtagtcGGGGCACTTCCCCAGCACGTGCTAGGCCAGGCGTTTCAAGCTAGAAAGACAAGGTGGGTGACAGAGGAGAGTTGTGCGTATCTTCTAGAGAAAACGAAGAGTATTATCTGCAGATTTCAGTTAGCTGTCTATTAAACACAGGAAGAGGTCCTCAGCGTGGAGGGCTAAATGGAATTCTGAGGGGATAGGTGTCCTTAGTTCCAGGCAGAAAATACCACAGCATCTTGCAAAGGTTAATCACATGGATCATAAAGTTGGGTTCCAGACCTGGATCACCTGTCCATCCCCAACTTCCTTCTCTGTGCAATGAAGGGTGTGAACTAGAAAACCCTGGAGTCTCCTCCCAACCTGTGCagcattctttttcttaattaattaattaattaattatgagTACAcagtatctgtcttcagacacaccagaagagagcatcagatctcattatggatggttgtgagccaccatgtggttgctggggtttgaacttaggacctctggaagagcagccagtgcttctaactgctgagccatcatctctccaggcctgtgtGACAGTCTTATTAGTATAGTTTCAGACCCTGTCACTCTAGCCTACATCAAAACACAGCTTGGCCACAGCTAGCTTTGGGAGGTTCCGGAAGTCAGCGAGCAGTCCTGCTCCTCAAGAAGAGGCTGGCGGACCCTCCACACCCCTAGAATTGGGACCACCATGGCGTCttcctcctcatgacccccttgaAAGGGCTGTCTATTCCACACCCGCCCTGAAATGACAAGGCCACTCATGTCAAGGGACCCTTGAGCAAGGAATGGCACATCAGGACAAAGAGCATGGCGGTTAGAAGGTGCCCACGTGATGTCATAGGGGTGCATGGACATGGTGTCTCTTGGGAAACTGGTCTAACCTTGTCTACTCCTAGGCAGGGCATTGAACTCCAAGTTATATTTCCCCATATGTTACCAGAGCCATGACCACTTTCTTATCAGGCTGGGAGCTGGGACAGCTGAATGCAATCCTCAGTTTCCTCCCCTGTAGAATGGGTTGGTAATGCCTTCTCAAACACACCACATACCGACAGAAGAGCACGTGGGAAAGTCCTCCAACAGGAGTAATCTGCGTAttgtgttctgtttgttttcGGGAGAGGCAGTACCAGGAGGGGGCAACTGTGCTCAGACTCCAGGCGTGACTGTGTGCTAGCAGAGTGAGCCAAGTGAATACAGAATAAAATGCAGTTTTTCTGCGTAGGAATCGtcctagttacttttctattgctgtgaagggatacCGTACAGTCGGCCACGACCCTTGTGCTGAGGGGCCTGGCAGAGCGCAAGCAGGCACAGCACTGGAGCAGTTACTGAGAGCTTATGTATCGACCTGCAAACTTCtcgatccttcccaaacagttccaccatcCGGGGACCAGAtactcaaacacatgagcctgcgGGGACCATTCTCACTCACACCACCATTACAATGTATTTATAttgtttaatgatttatttatttattctatttaagtacactgtaactgtctgcagtcagtgctcttaaccactaagccatctctccggcccttaAGAATTTATAatatgccgggtggtggtggtgcacgcctgtaatcccagcactctgagaggcagaggcaggcggatttctgagttcaaggccagcctggtctacagagtgagttccaggacagccagggctacacagagaaaccctgtctcggaaaaaacaaaaaaacaaaaacaaaaaaaacaaatccaaaaaaaaaaaaagaatttatagtAAACAAAAGGCTGAAAATGGTGGCATAGGCGATCCCCGCTACTTGGAAGACGATGAGGTTGGAAGGTCATACACCCCAAGGCTTGCCTGGATTGCAGAGTGAGTTGAAGACTAGCCTGTGCGAGTTAGTAAGACCCTGCTtcagatattatttttattgtatttattgggtgtgtgtgtgtgagcgcacacgtgtgtgtgtgtgtgtgtgtgtgtgtatgtgtgtgtgtgtgtgcctgagaggAGAGCATATCATGGTatgcacgtggaggtcagaggacagcttgtgggagttggCTGTCTCCTTCCTGGGTcctggggatgaaactcaggtcatcaggtctACAGCCAGGCATCTTTCCTCGATGAGCCGTCTCTCCAACCCAAGACTCCGTCTCCAAACTtaaaagcagggctggagagatggctcagcggttaagagcactagatgctcttctagaggtcctgagttcaaatcctggcaagcacatggtggctcacaactgcctgtaatggGGTCTGttgccgtcttctggtgtgtctgaacacagtgacagtgtattcacatatataaaataaataactaaatcttaaaaacaaaagcccagCCAGGTATGGcggcacacacttataatcccagcacttgggagatggagtcaggagcataacaagttcaaagtcattcttgcTTATGTAgcaagttcgagaccagcctgggctacttaagaTCCTGTTTCCAAAAAGCGTGCAtatggagtccagaagatggTCCCACTACCAAGCCTGAAAGCTGAGTCTGATCCCTAGGACTCACCGTGGTCCTGTGgtgggatccacatggtggaaggagagaaccacctCCCACAGATTGTCCCCTGACTGCCACGTGAATACAATGCGCCCATGCATACACAGGCAtgcaaaataaatagaatataatagaaattgaaagataaacaaacaaagagtCTTTTTAAAGACCcaaggatatagctcagtggtggaggaCTTGCTAAAGCCTAGTTTGCAAGCATGCACGAGGCCCTTGTTTATATCTAGTTATTGACTGATGATTGCTCATGTGTACGCACGCGTGTGGGCCTatacatgtagaagtcagaggctgCCATCAGGTGTATTCGtcatcacttcttttttttttttaagatttatttattatatgtaagtacactgtagctgtcttcagacactccagaagagggagatcttgttacagatggttgtgagccaccatgtggttgctgggatttgaactcaggaccttcggaagagcagtcagtgctctaaactgctgagccatctcccccgcccccaatcacttctttatatcattattattttgtttgtttgttcttttattttgaggcaaggtctcttacTGGACCTGGAGTTCACAAAGTAGCTAGGCCAACTAGATCTGTATATGTCTGGCGCTGTGAGACTACAGGCACAAAGCACCGTGCCTGGCTTTTCACATgaattctggggatctgaacccaggtcctcatgctgtcGAAGTTAGCACTTCACCCATgcagccctctccccagcctcctGATGATACTACTGTTTTGTACATTTATATAAGATAGCCAAATCTGCAGTTCTTATTAGTATTAGATAGGAGTTTTTGACACTACACTTATTGATGATAgtgcccccccgccccccgaacTGTAACTTGCTATTAGCTAGAGAAGATGTGTCAAGTCACTGGGGTGGCCGTCTTATCTTCTTCCTAATTCCCATCCTTATGGTGCACGTGAGCATTTTGGATGGCACGGAGCCAGCCTTCCAGGAGCATCTagacttttcctccctccttgaGAAACCGGGCCTGAGCTTAGTTGAGGGAGGGCCAGGCTAACTAGTAAGGTGGGAGGTGGTGTGGAAGGAATCTTGCTTCGTGGAAGAGACTGGAGGCTTAAGGTAGCCATCACCAGTGGGAAGGAGGAGAGTCTCTGGGATTCAAGAAAGCCATCGCTAGTGGGAAGAAGAGGGTCTCTGAGATCTGAGACTGGGAATGGCTCAGGCTAGGGGAGAGATTGTTTGAAAGAGGGGCCAAGTGGTTGGGTGAGGCCAGAGGCCAGCGGCATTTCCTTCAGCTCCAGTCCCTCAGGGAGGGTGGGGCCGGATTGCTcaggcaggacacaggaatcTGCCTTTGTTTCCAGCTGGAGGGGAAATGCCATAAACCCTTCCCTTCTCCTGCCCCCCCAGCATCCTTGCCCAGCCTCTGCCCTTCCCAGGAACGGAGAGCTCTCAGGAAAGCCCGCGTCTCCAGGACCCCTAGCCACAGGCCTCTGTCCCGTCACGTGCCCCCTTCCTGCCCCCTGCACAGGCCTGGAGTAAACAGACTAGAAAGAGTTGAACCCAGGCCTGCTCACCACTCTCCCCTCCTTAGCAGAGCCGGAGCTCTGAACAGTCAAGGAAGCCCCCGAGGTCTGTGGGAAGATTTGAGGACAAGCCCTGGGCTTCCTCTGAGTGCCCCAACTCTGGCTTCACAAGGTCAtacatgaccttgaactccagccccagccacacagaaaatgaagagagcagtGTGTGGTACTAGAGATGCAGGTGAAGGGGTGGTGGGCCTGGAACTCCAAGAGCAGGGGACACTGCTTTCTGCACCTGTGTTTGTGCACCCATGTGGctgagggtgtgtatgtgtgctttgtgcttgtgtgtgtggctTGTCTGTGTTCATCTGGAAGCCTGTGTGTTGATGTCCGGTGATGTCTGCAGGTCTCTGTGGGTTCTGGAAGATGGCATGTCTACGCGGGACCATACCGTGTGAATACGGCCAACATTTCCAGAAGCAGGTGCTGGTAGAGCCGAGGGCTCCAGAGAGAGGGCCAAGCCTTGTTCCCGAGGCCCCCTTTCAGACCCAGAGTCTTTCTCCACAATGAAAGTCATGGTCTCAAAGGACAAGGGCAGAGACCAGGGGATTCCAACCACTGCATGTTGGGCCAGGTGGGCATCTGTAGTGGTAGGTGAGTCTTAAGGGTGGCAGACCCTAAAAGATCAGGCAAACAGGAaaaaactggcttccaggcagttaggaggaatctctctcaaagcccactcccatggtgacacactccctccaacaaggccacacctccttatagtgccactccctgggccaagcatattcaaaccaccacaaggggtCATCAAAATACTGTGTTAGAGGCAGGAAAAAAACCTACCATGTCAAATCTGTTCCTCAGATTCTGAGAGGTAGTTTTTATAGATGGTCCTTCTTTAGAGCtacaaatgagagagagggagagagagacagagacagagacagagagacagagagaggcagagagaggcagagagacagagaacaacaGAGACAGACTGGGAAAGGCAGGACCAGGATGGAACTTAGGTCTGCCGATCTCCAAGGTCACTGTAGCTAATAGTTGGCTTGATGAGAAGCTGGGTTTCTTAGTCTTTGCAGACATGGACCAAGTACGGAAGCCTCAGAGGCTGGGATGAGGCTGACCACATGGGTGTTAGAGGGGAGAGTAAGGCCAGGGAGCACAGGCAGGGCAAGGCTGCCCTCGCTCCACTCAGCATGAAGGGACACAGGCAGGCTGGAGCTGAGGAGACCGTTCTGGTGGAAGGCTGAGGGCCCGGTTACCCTGGAGATGGTCAGGACTGCAGGGCTGCCCTTCACCTGAAGGTGGGAACTCCCTCCAGAGGAACCAGTGTTCAGACCCAGCTcagacaggacaggcaggacCCCACAATGCAGGGTGACCCCTGGGCAGGTGAAAGGGGCAGGCTCAAGAAGAAGATGAACCCTGGTTGTGTGCAGAGGCCACGTGCAGGGGAGCAGGTTTTGTTGTCTCAGAGAGGTGAGCATTGGCTCTCTTTTGTACTTATCGGCTGCTGACGCTGGACAGTCACTTAGCTGTCACAGCCTCAGTCTCTTGAGGCATAGGGTAAAGGTCAAAAATGGCcaggagtcagatcccctgggactggaacaGTTGGGAGctgtcatatgtgtgtgcatgctgggacttgaacctgggtcttctggaaaagcatccagtgctcttaaccactgagccatgtgtcAAGTCCCCAAGCTTGTTGTTATTTCTGTCTACATATGAGAGCTGTGTGGTTTAGGAGGGTTAAACAACTTCTCTCAGGGTCTCAAGTCAATTCTCAGGTCACAAGCCATTGCCTCGCTAGGCTGTCGACATAGTTTCTTTCCTGGCCACTGCCAACACTGCTGCTGCATGCTGTGATTTCAGTACTGGATGAGGAGGAAAAGACTCTTCATCCACCCTGGAGGCCCAGGCCTCTCAGTCAAGTTCACTTTTTAATATGCTTCCTTAATACCTGCCCTCCTGACCGCACTGTGCAGTTTGCGGTCCTTTCTCTGCATCATCCAGTGTGTCTCCATTCCACGGGTGTGAGTCCTGAAGCAAGAGGAGCCCGCACTGCAGGATCACACAAGTGGGAACAGCAAGATTCCCTGCGGCCCACGGCAGCTGCCTGCAGAGCACCGTGggagagactctctctctctctctctctctctctctctctgtgtgtgtgtgtgtgtgtgtgtgtgtgcgcgcgcgcatgtgcgtgtatgcatgtgtgtgtgtttatgtcctTATTCAAAAAGCAGAATAATTTTTGTAATAAAAACGTATTAGTGATTAAAATGACAAAATTCTCTGTGCAGAAACCCAAAAAAATTGGTGTTGAGGTTGACACTGGGCCTCTTGGGAGCTGGGGTATGACTCCTGCCTGCTGGGTGTGGGCTTCCTACAATAGCCTCTCTTCAGAGAGCATAGGAAGTGAGGAAAGAGGTAAATTCACAAGGAACTGGGCAATACCTCAGCCAACTGCCAACACCAGCAAATGACAGATCACTTCCTGGGAAGCACCCCAGCACCACCTGATGGGAAACTTGACCTCTCTAGGTCAACACCTTACCCCTGAACACCCCAAGCCCAGAGCTCAGGCTAAACATAAGAAAAACATCAGCCTTGAGCTATAGAGCAGGGTCTATCAGCCTTGGGCTACAGAACAGGATCTAGCTGAGGATAGGggagaaaatgaggaggaggaggaagaggaagaggagaaggaggatgaggatgagaaggaggaaaagagggaggagaaggggaggaggaagaagaggaaagaaaaggaggagtgagagaagaggaggagggggaagaagaagaggaggagaagaaaaggaggaagacaaagaggaggaggagaagaggaggaagaggaagaagaggagaaggaggaagaggaagaaaatgaggaagaggaggaggagaagaggaggaagaggaggaggagaaaaggaggaggacgGGACTGAAATACTCTAAGCTGTCTGGTTCAGCAGCAGCAAGGAATGTGGTGTGGGATCCTGGCTGTGACTGAGAGCGGAGACAGGAAGGCTCTGGAAGTGTGAGCCAGCTGTGATCCTGAGTCACAGTAACAAGCAGCTCATCCGCTGTGGTAGACACAGCCACAAAGGCAGAGGCGAGCTGTCTGTGCACCTCTGTAACTGTCAACCCGGAACCGTACTAAAAGCACGTTGTTGCTTTGTTTTcgatgaggcagggtctctctctgtagctctagctggcccagaactcactgtagaccaggcaggctccAGACTCAGAGTTCTGCTGGCCTCTGCTGGGGTTAGGCGTATACCTCCGTCCCCAGGTATATTGTAGAGCTttccttgttctgttttgttttttaagccaaataaatatatttttaaatagtgaAAGGTCTCCCTTGTCACTCCTGGCCAAAACGTCAGCCCTCTTCTGGAGAAGACATCTGCTTCCTTGCCAGGATGCTCCAGAGAGGACAGCATGGGCTAGCGCCGTGCTGAGGCGGCCATGGCCAGTGGCCAGGGCCCATTCTTGGTCTCTGTCAGTTTCTAACTATGGAACCTGGGCATTCCTATACCTTCTGTGCCAAGCCTCCTTAAAAGCCAGAGTTTGCAAGATCATTGAGAGGAtcaaatgtatgcatgtatacagtaGGTACCATAGTGCAGTCGCTGTACTTATTAGGAGCACATGAGCACATTTCTGcagtaaaaatattgaaaaaaaaagacccacCAAACTTTCAAAATAAAGCCATTCAAAGTTACCAAACGCCCCTTCAAATATATTTCAGCTCTCTGGCTACTAACCTCACCTCTGGTCACCTGGGGGGGGGGCAACTTCTCCTGACATCCCATTTACTGTCGAtgggttttaaaatttttctctctccctcccttcctcccttcttcttcagACAGGACATCTGTGttacccaggctggtctcaaatgtACAGGCTcaagtgattctcctgtctcagcctcttgagtagcCAGGCTATAGAGCTATGTCCTCTGTCCAGCATACATGCTATTTTCTACTTGTTAAAGGCCAGACTTTATAAAGCTTACTTTACAACGTCAAGCTGTAGATAATTAACAaacatgttattattattatgttattgtttttaatttatatatgtatatgagtacactgtagcatttgagtacactgtagctgtcagacacaccagaagagggcgtcagatctcgttatggtggttgtgagccaccatgtggttgctgggacttgaactcaggacctctggaagagcagtcagtgctcttaaccactgagctatctctccagccctttaattttgctttatgtgtataggtggtttgtctgctcTAAGCACCAAGTTAGTGCCTGGTACCCAAGAAGATCAAAacagggcatctgatccccttcGCCTGGAGTTAATGGTTCTGAGCCTCCGCATGGACTCCGCATGgacgctgggaaccaaacctgggtggaagggcagccagtgtccttaacctctgagccatctctccagcccccaaatcatTCTTGTTTGGCAAAAAAGTAAAAGCAATTTAGGTTTTTACTGCCAGTttggaatttattttcttctaagttTGCAGGCTTCTCCTCAAATTCCTCGTTCTCTGTCAGAAGTCTCTCGCTTCTGTCTTTGATCTATCCTGCTGGGCCACTTATTAAGCAGTCAGGTAACTTTTGGTACCCACGATGTGCCTGCAGAGATCTCCTCACCAGTTCCTTATCTCGCTCCTTCCAGGATGTCAAGGGGGGCTCGCTGTTAGGAGCTTGACGCAGCAGGCCTGGCAGCCACCGCTGGCTGACAGGAGATGCCAGGGCCACCTCCTTCTCTCCAGTGTTCAGGGCCCAGGTTAGCTGGATGCTGCTCCTCACATCCAGGCGGATCTCCCTTTCTCAGTTAAGCCTCTATGGACCCCAGAGGCATGCCTCTCGTGTGGTTCTGATTCACAAGAAGTCGAGTTGACAAGCATGATCACGCGAGGGAAATTTTCTACTTTGACGAACAGCACACCATGCACACCTCTCTACCCGCAGCAATTTACTTGGGTTCAACTTGTGGGTTTCACGTGAGAGCAgttggctttctcttgttttatgaCGTCCTACACAGAATACAGTGTGAGGGTATTAACAGCATAACCACTGTAGCCAGTCAGTCCCCTGCCGGCAGACACTGGCTTGGTCCCGTCTCTGCTGCAGACACTGCTGTGGACAACCTTGTGTGTACTTGGTAGAAGCAGGTTCCCACTGGCAGAGATAGCTGGGAAGCAGAAAGAGGCCCCAGACAGGAATGCGGCTCCCTTGACTCTGGCTTGGCCTAGGCCTGCTCCTGATGGTTCCGtgttcccttttcctcctccttcttcttctcttggaATCTCCAGACTGGCAGAGCCAGGCTTTGCTGCCCTGGAGGCCTGAGTATCAACTCATACTGCGTAGAGGGGGAAGGTACTTTAGAGAGGAGGATCTTAGGGACTCGGGACCTGGTGCTGGTACTGTCCCTAGCCTGTAACCACTGGGAGAGCATACTCTGAGGGCTCTGGTACGGGGCAAAGACCTGGGGGACAGGGACTTCCTGAGGAGGATGGGGTgctgggggaggtggaggggcaGTACCCAACAGCTCTGGTACTGACTTGCCTCGAGTGCCCAGCATGGGTGGGCGGTCGGGGCATAGTGTGTGGCAGGCAGTGGTCAGGAAGGGACTGGCCAAGCTGGTGGTGACAGTCACCAAGTGGTCCAGGACACCCCCTTCCTGTGGAGACTGAGCAAAAGAGAGGCTCAGAGTAGCCTGCAGCCTTTCTAGGAGGGATGGGGGAGTCTGAGCCTGGGCCTGGGCCACAAGTTGGGCCAAGGCTGGCCACTCTGGCTGGTAGTGCAGGCTGAGCTGCTCTGCCTGGGGCCGCCTCTGCAGCTGCCGGATCTTCCGCACAGTGTCAAAGCTGTCAGTCAGAACGGCCCATTCCAAGGCTGTCTTGCCCCGGACAGGATCCACGGAGCCCAGGTCAGCGCCTGCAAGTGGCGCAGTGTGACAGATTGGTTAGCGAGCCATGGATTGTACAAAGACACATTCTACAGCAGCAGGGCTGATTTAAGCCAGATTCGTAACACCTCCCAGACTGAAGCCCAGGGCTGAAGGCTTCTGTATAAGAAACAGGAAGCGATGAAAGCCAGGACTGGGGAACTGCAGTGAGCCCACGGGGTCTCCAACAGGCTCATAGAGCCACCTGAGCCCAGCAGAGCATAGGAGACTCAAGCCACGGCTGTTTGGGGGCCGGTGTCTTATTGCTGCCCCACCCtccattttgtttcttcattcttAAGCCCTTGTCTCCGAGGCCAGAGAGACGTGGTCACTCTGAAAGGAGAAAGGCATGGATGTCCTTACTTTGCTGCTGTACCCACTGGGGTTGGGAAGGGAAAAGCTGGAGGCAGCCATCCCTCAgagagaccagcagagggcaccatCAGCCACCTCAGGGAGTAAGAAGGGCTCCACGAGACCACACACAGTGTGGTCCTCCACACACAGAGTGGTCCTCCACACAGAGTGGTCCTCCACACACAGAGTGGTCTTCCACACAGAGTGCTCCTCCACACACAGAGTAATCCTCCACACATAGAGTGgtcctccacacacacagcatggtCCTCCAGACACAGAGTGGTCCTCCACACAGAGTGGTCCTCCACATTCAGAGTGGTCCTCCACAAATAGAATggtcctccacacacacagagtggtctTCCACACAGAGTGGTCCTCCACATACACAGTGGTCCTCCACATACACAGTGGTCCTCCACACACAGAGTggtcctccacacacacagagtggtccTCCACACATAGAGTggtcctccacacacacagagtggtccTCCACACACAGAGTGGTCCTCCACACACAGAGTGGTCCTCCACACAGAGTGGTCCTCCACATACAGAGTGGTCCTCCACATATACAGTGGTCCTCCACACACAGAGTGGTCCTCCACACATAGAGtggtcctccacacacacacagagtggtccTCCACACATAGAGTGGTCCTCCACACACAGAGTGGTCCTCCACACACAGCGTGGTCCTCCTCCACATGCAAGGCTCCAGCTGCAGCTGAACACTGCCTAAGAGTTGGAGTCTCTACAGATGCCCCACTCATCAGTCTTCCCAGTGCTGTCACGTCTTTCTCCACCTGGGTCTCAGGCAGAGGCAAGGCTGGGACGAGAACTCGAGTCTGGTTTGAGGGACCAACTCACCC
This portion of the Apodemus sylvaticus chromosome 17, mApoSyl1.1, whole genome shotgun sequence genome encodes:
- the Ankrd33 gene encoding LOW QUALITY PROTEIN: photoreceptor ankyrin repeat protein (The sequence of the model RefSeq protein was modified relative to this genomic sequence to represent the inferred CDS: deleted 2 bases in 1 codon), which translates into the protein MSEAPPCPSDKAPSPGCRLKTLYWACAHNDLAELQARLDAGVSPEEASHVDSNGRTGLMVACYHGFGSIVALLSCCPFLDVNQQDKDGNTALMLAAQAGHMSLVTLLLNYFAGLDLERRDQRGLTALMKAAIRDRSECVVALLMAGADLGSVDPVRGKTALEWAVLTDSFDTVRKIRQLQRRPQAEQLSLHYQPEWPALAQLVAQAQAQTPPSLLERLQATLSLSFAQSPQEGGVLDHLVTVTTSLASPFLTTACHTLCPDRPPMLGTRGKSVPELLGTAPPPPPAPHPPQEVPVPQVFAPYQSPQSMLSQWLQARDSTSTRSRVPKILLSKVPSPSTQYELILRPPGQQSLALPVWRFQEKKKEEEKGTEPSGAGLGQARVKGAAFLSGASFCFPAISASGNLLLPSTHKVVHSSVCSRDGTKPVSAGRGLTGYSGYAVNTLTLYSV